Within the Desulfatibacillum aliphaticivorans DSM 15576 genome, the region GGTTCTCACAAGAGCGCTGGACAAAAATTGGATGTCGCCGCCAATTCTCGCCACAGCCACTTCCGTGGAATTGTTCCCTATGTCTACACCAGCAATGAGCATTTAACTTCTCCACTGTCCTCCGGCGATCGCCTGACTAGCGGTCTCCTTTGAGCCGGTTGTTCTTCTCGTAAACGTCAGCCGCTTCCCGCACCAGTTTGGCGCAGGCGGGGGCCTGGTACTTCTGTTCCAGTTCCTCGGCCATGGAGATCATTTCCTGCTTGGTTGCCCTGTAGGGGCGCAGGAAGTTGTACATCTCCAGCAGTCTGGCGTCGGGGATCCGGGTCATCTCGCCGGCGCGGGCCAGGTTGTTGGCCAGGTTGGGGCGGTTGACGCTCTTGGCGATTTCGTTCTGATACGCCAGGGTTTCCGGGCGGGTCTTGATATCGTCGAACTGAATGTCGCCGGCGATCACCTTTTCAATGGTGATGTCGTCCAGGCCCAGTCCGGTGGCGGACTTGACCAGGTCTTTGCGTTTGATTCCCAGAGGATAGGAGCTGGCGTCCAGCTTGCCGCCCTGGCTTGCAGGGGCGGACAGGCCTTCGGACTGAAGCTTGGTCAAAACGTTTCTTACGGCGCTTTCCAGGGCTTCGGGGGAGGTTCCGTCTCCGACCTTCCGGATGATGTCTGCTATCTGATCTTTCGTAAAACTTACCATTTTTATCTCCTTCGCATCCCAGCGGCCTGGTTAGCCCTGAACCACTTCAAGAATTTTCTTTTGCGGGTCCAAAAACTGCACTTCCTTGTTGTGCAGCAGGGCTGCAAGACCCTGGTACCTGGGCCTGGCCATGGGATCGTTTTTCACGGGAACCGGATTGGGGTTCTCGCCCTTGGCGTATTTGGCGGCGTTTTTGCCGATAGCCCGGAACGTTTCAGCTTCTACCAGGGGGGCCTGGGGGAAAAGCTCCAGGTTCTGCAGGGGCGCAAGATCCTTCTGATGGATGACGGAGGTCCCTCTGGAGAGGATGCCGATTCCAACGCCGGAACCGCTCAACTGGGCGGCGGCGTGAGCCAGGAATGCCACGTCGGCGGTTTGGTAATTCCGCACGAACCTGGCCGTCAGGCCTTCTTCCTCGATGCCTGCAGCCACTTCGGCCAGCACCACGGAATGGGGAATGTCAATAATGGTCTTGGTGGGAGTGACGCCGAATCCCGGAGGCACGGCAACCACCACTTC harbors:
- a CDS encoding diol dehydratase small subunit — encoded protein: MVSFTKDQIADIIRKVGDGTSPEALESAVRNVLTKLQSEGLSAPASQGGKLDASSYPLGIKRKDLVKSATGLGLDDITIEKVIAGDIQFDDIKTRPETLAYQNEIAKSVNRPNLANNLARAGEMTRIPDARLLEMYNFLRPYRATKQEMISMAEELEQKYQAPACAKLVREAADVYEKNNRLKGDR
- a CDS encoding propanediol/glycerol family dehydratase medium subunit translates to MKLTEEMLRQIITEVVGQMAGGAAAPAPAAVDTDKPLNFIEKGPAQAGNNPKEVVVAVPPGFGVTPTKTIIDIPHSVVLAEVAAGIEEEGLTARFVRNYQTADVAFLAHAAAQLSGSGVGIGILSRGTSVIHQKDLAPLQNLELFPQAPLVEAETFRAIGKNAAKYAKGENPNPVPVKNDPMARPRYQGLAALLHNKEVQFLDPQKKILEVVQG